Genomic DNA from Paenibacillus borealis:
TACGCTGGCGACAAGCCTGCTGACCCTGCTGTTCGGGTTCCCGGCTCCGATCATCCTGGCGCTTATGCTGAATGAGGCAAGGCAGGGATTCTTCAAGCGTTTCGTGCAGACGGTCTCCTACCTGCCGCATTTCATCTCCTGGGTTATCGCAGCCAACATTGTGATAACCATGCTTGCTTCGGACGGCATGTTCAATAATCTCCTGGTGCTGCTGGGAATCGTCAAGGAACCGGTTGCTTTTCTGCAAAATGGACCCTTGTTCTGGTGGATCATCGCCTTGTCCAATATGTGGAAGGAGATGGGCTTCAGCGCCATTATGTACCTTGCTGCAATCTCTGCGGTGAATCCCGAATTATATGAAGCTGCGAGGGTCGACGGGGCCAGCCGGTTCCGGCAGATGTGGCATATTACGCTGCCTGCGCTGCGCCCAACCATTGTAATTCTGGGAATCCTGGCGGTCGGCGGCATACTGAATGCGGGCTTTGAACAGCAATACCTGCTGCAGAATAACACCGTGCTCGAATACTCGGAGGTTATCGACATTTATGCTTACAAATACGGGCTGCAGAACAGCATGTTCTCTTACGGGGCTGCCGTGGGAATGTTCAAATCTGTAGTTGCCTTCATCCTAGTTGTCATTGTGAACCGGATTTCCCGTAAAGTGAACGACCAGGCGTTGTTCTAAATACAAGAATAGAGAGGAGCGCTTGTAATGATTTTAGACAGATTCGGTGATCATATCTTCAGATTCATTGTATATTCCATTCTTATCCTTGTCCTGCTGGTTACCTTTCTGCCCTTTTGGAATATTCTCGTTCTTTCCTTGAACAGCGCGGAGGATACAGTGAGGGGCGGCGTCTACTTCTGGCCCAGAGTCCTCACCCTGGACAGCTATAATCAGATACTCAAAGACAGCGAGATTATGAGCGGTTTATGGGTAACGGTCAAACGGACCGTGGTTGGTGCTCCGCTGTCGGTACTTGTCATTACGATGCTGGCGTATCCGCTGAGCCGGCGTAATCTGGTAGGCCGCAAGGGCTGGAATCTCTACTTCGTCTTTACCATGTATTTCGGCGGCGGTCTGATTCCCTATTACATGGTGCTCAAAGCGCTTAACATGATTGATACGTTCTCTGTATTTATCCTGCCAAGCCTGATGAATGTTTTCTATATGATCATTGTCCGCACGTTTATGGAACAGCTGCCCGGTGAGATCGAAGAGTCGGCGAGGGTAGACGGGGCGAATGACCTGACGATTTTCTTCCGGATCGTACTGCCGCTGACCACGCCTGTACTGGCGACAGTGGGTCTGTTTCAGGCCATCGGGCACTGGAATTCCTGGTTCGATTCGTATGCGTTCACCTACAGCTCTGATCTGAAGACCCTGCAGGCCGTACTCGTCAAAATATTAAGCCAGTTCCAGACCGGAGGCATGGTGTCGCAGACGCAAATGCTGGCCAATTCGGCTAAGCGGAATGCGGTCTCCAGCGATACAATCCGGATGGCGGCGACGATGGTGGCAACCCTGCCGATTATTCTCGTGTATCCCTTCCTGCAGAAGTACTTTGTCAAGGGTATGACACTGGGGGCAGTAAAAAGTTAATATAGTTAAACAGATTCTGAAGGGAGGTGGGCGGAAGCTTGTGTCTTGCTGCTTAATGCACTAATGAATTCTTATTTAATAGGAGGAATCAGGGTGTCAATGATAAACAAAAACAGATGGATGAATGCGGGGATCTCTGCGGCACTTATTGCCGGACTGCTGGCTGGCTGCGCTTCTGGTGGCGGGAAAGAAAATGCTGAACCAAATACAAATACAAATACAGCAGCCGGAGAAGAGACCACGCAGGAGTCGATCACATTAACCTGGTTTGACGGAAATACCAAGGGAGAACCGTTCACGGATACAGTGGCCCAGGAAATTACGAAGCGGACCGGCATACAGGTCTCTATTCAGCAGCCAACCGGAAATCCGACGGAGAAGCTTAGCCTGATGCTTGCCAGCGGCGACTATCCGGATGTGGTGCTCATGAGCCGCGGCGATGCATCCCTCGATAAATATATTACAAGCGGCGCATTCATTCCGCTCGATGATTTAATTGAACAGTTCGGCCCGGACCTGAAAGCCATGTACGGCGACACCTTGCAGAAAACCCGTTACAAAGACGGCAAGAACTACTACTTCGCGAACTGGTACGGACTGGACAGCGACCCCGTTTTCGGGATGAATATAAGACAGAACCTGCTGGAGGAGCTGGCACCGGACAAGGCAGACGGCTCCACTCCGTTCACTACGGATGAATTCGAAGCCCTGCTCAAGAGCTTCAAAGCGAAATATCCGACCATTGACGGCAAGGAATCCATTCCGATGGCGATGAACGGTGAGAACATGGGGGCTATTCTGGGAACGTTCAAGGGAATGTGGGGCCTCAAAACCTACTACGATAACAACGGAACGCTGCAATATGATGTGAAGGATCCGAAGTACCGTGAGATGATGATGTACATTAACCGTCTGTACCGCGAAGGTCTGATTGAGAAGGAATTTGCTATCAGCAAAACCCAAACATGGATTCAGAAGCTTGCTACAGGTGCGGTATTCGCCACACCGGCAGCATATTGGGATCCGGGGAACGGGAATGCAGCACTAAAAAAAGACGGCGGGGTGAAGAACCAGCTGTTCGCCTACAAGGTAGTGGCACCTGGGGTCGATCCGGCACAGACAACCTTTGGACCGCGAAGCTCCCTGGGCTGGGATGCCATCGGGATTACCAAGAACAACAAGCATCCGGAAGAAACGATGAAGCTGTTCAATTTCCTGGCCAGCGACGAAGGGCAGCATCTGCTGTTATGGGGGCTGGAAGGTCAGCAATACACTATGGTAGACGGCAAAAGACAGCCGGAACCGGCGTTCCTGCAGAGCTTCAAGGACAACTGGGATGATACGGTGAAAAAGAGCGGTGTCCGTAAATGGCTGTGGTTCATCAAAAACGGACTGGACCCTAATGGCCAGCCTTACGATTTGGCCGTCAAATATCAGCGCAGTGAAGGCGATGAGCTGGCGATCAAGAGCCTGGGGGACTCCGTGTGGGATACAGCGGAATTTGACAATCTGAACCCTGACGGCGGAACACCGGAAGCACTGACTGCCCAGAAGGTTAAGGATATTATGGACCAGAGCATCACAAGAACGATTATTGCCGCGTCCGAGGAAGCTGCAAACGCCACCTTCGACAAGATGCTTGCCGATATGAAGAAGGCCGGGGATGAGGAAGTGGAGAAGATCATTAATCAGAAATACAAAGAACGTATGGAGCTGTGGGCTTCCAAATAAACTGAACTTTAGGGCGTCCTTCCTCATGCATGTGGAGGGAAGCCCTTTTTGTTATATGGTGAGCAGCAGATTGCGGGCTGGAACCGTTACAGTTGCCAAGAAGAATCTCAGCAGTTCCAGGACAGCAGAAGAGCTGCTCGGTCAGCTCAGCCTCCGTTCTGTCTTTGATATCTAGTCAGATCCTGCTTAACGATGATGATAGTCTCCCCGGCAAAAGTCTGAATATCACCGGTTTGTCCTGTGTGCACCTGTACCTCTCCGGAGGAACGGGTGCATTCGGCTCCTTGCTCCCATGGAATGTAGAAGGACAGCGGGGCTCCCGCTTCACTGAACACCTCGATTCGCTGCACCTCACCTGCCCGGATGGACGCGCTGACCAGGAAGCCGCCTACCGCTCGCAGAGTGCGGAATTCTGCACTTTGCTGCTCCGGCCAGTTTGGGAAAAAGCGCAGCACACCGCTATAGCTCTGGAGCAGGCACTCGTTGATGACGGCGGGCAGTGCGAAGTTCTCGAACCAGATGCCCATGCGTGCCATGAAGCTGAAGTCGTCCGTATCGGAGTAGCGCCCGCCGCTCATCAGCGCTTTATCTGTGCAGGTGCCGTTAGGCAGCAGGCAATAGGAGATCTGCCGCTTGAACCGCTCCAGATCAAGGATGCCGAGCCGGGCTCCGGCCAGGGGCTGGAACACCAGCTCATTGCCGCCTTCATTGAGATGATTGCGGTAAGTATTCACCGCAGTCTGATACTCGGCGGGCGGAGAATGCAGACCGTGCTCTTCCCCGGGGAAGACCGTAGTCAGCGGAACCGGCACATTATAGACGACCTCCGGGTCTTCATCTGCCACGGATACGAATACCCGGCCGGCAGCGGATTCTGCTGCCGGATACTCCGGGAAGTGATTCAGGATGTCCTGTACTTCTGTTAGCAGGGCCCCTTCTGCTTCATCTTCTCCCAGAACGGCACAGGCGCTGATGAACGCCCGGAAGAGAAATTTGGTCAGCGTAAGATCGATCAGGCAATCGCTGTTGCGGGCAAATCCCGGCGTGATCTCATACAATTCAGGCACCACTGTCGGGAAAATATGATAGCAGCCGTCCTCCCAAGGCTGACCATAAGCTTCGGGACGTTTCATATAAGCAGTCATGAACAGAACGGCTTCCTTCATGGGTGTGAAGGCGCGGCTGCGCAGGAATTCCTTATCCATGGAATATAAGTAATGCCACCATAAACTCTGTACTGTCCATGGAGTCTCGCATATTTCCCAGCCCCAATGCGGAACAGGGTAAGGCATCATGCTCATTTCTACAGGGTAGGCAGAATGCGGGAAATAGGCGCCGGGCAGTCCGTAATATTCGCGTGCCCATTTGCGGCTGACCGGCAGTACATGATCCACCATGTCTGCGTAAGGCAGATGCTTCTCCAGGTGGTTGCTGGAGAATGTCACCCAGAACGGCTGCTGCGTGTTGTAGTTCATATGATAGTCACCGTGCCACTCCGCTCCGATGGAGCCGTAGCTCCAGTTGGCGAACAGTCCGGGGCAGGTTATTCCCGCCTTGACAGAGCAGTTCAGGAAGTAGAGATTCCGGTACCAGACCCGCTCCAGAAATTCATCCTCCAAGGCGACGAAGGAGTGTCCCCAGTATTCCCGCCATGCTTCCCGGGTCTGCGCCAGCGCGTGGTCGTAACCGGTGCGTGTCGGCGCGTTCATCCCAGCAGATGCGCTAGGTCCGGGTTGAGCACCGATTACAGTTCCTGTGTCAGCGATAACTCCACCAGCCGCCACCTCCGCCGCGAAGCCCTCCCATAATTCTGCGCAAGCCAGGAAGCCGCCGGATTTCCCGGAGGTGTCCAGGCGTGCCTTGTCTCCGCCGCTGACTACTTCTGCCCCCGCCAGCCGGACCGCCAGCCGGAAGGCTTTGTCCTGCTTATGCGGAATGTACGGCGAAGCGGGAAACTCCAGATGCGGCAGAATTTGTGTTAAAGACAGTACGCCAGCCGCAGCTTCGTTCTCCCAATGCACTGGAGGGAATTCCTGCGGTGTCTTGGGATCGGGGATGAGCCTGGCCTCATGGAACAGCGGAACCTGCGAACGGGTCGCTGTATCTGTCACCGACATCCACACCCGGTCCTGTTCCGCCTCCACAAACAGCTCGAACACCGCCGGTTTACCGCCGATGAGGAAATCAACCGTGCAGCGTCCATCACCAATATGCACCGTGTGGCCCAGCACCTCCGCGCGGCGCCGGTCATACCGGAGCAGCAGTGAGCCGCAGGGCATCGGGCGCGGATAAGGCTTGCTGTAATTATCTCCGGCCATTTCACAGTATTCGCGGTACCACGGGTTGTCCGTAAGCTGGCGGAGATCATCAGGAAGCGCAGCGAAGCGGTCATACACTTCCCGGAAGGTCAGAATCTCCTCCGCGTGATGCTCGGCAATCCGGATATCCCAGACATTGTTGTGGCCGAAGTGAAGCATAACCGCATCCGGCCGGGTGGTCACCACTACACCCAGTCCGCCGTTGCCCAGCAGCGCCCCTTCGAAGAAATCCGCGGCCGGGCCGCTGAAGGTAATATTATGCCGCCCGGCCTGTTCCTGGGTATGAACCTGCCCGCTTGCCGCTGCATAACCCGCTGCTGATCCCGGTTCCGCCGCCTCCGCACCCTTCGTCACCGAAGATATCTTAGTTTTTTTCATAATAGTTAGGCCTCCTCTAAGCTGTATTGAACTGTTTTTCCAGATACACTAAACCGTCTATATGATTTGCCTGTATAAATCGTAGGCGATTCCCGCCGGAAAGTATTTAGCAGAGGGTCCGGTTGTTGCACGATCGGCGGGTGAATTGACGCTGAGTCTCTGTGCAACGCCTGAACGGGCAAAAGGTACCCAACAGCCGCAAGTGTACCTTTACGCTGAAACATCCTCCGGCTTATATTCAGCATAGAAAGCGCTATCAATAAGCGGTGTCAATTTGTTCTAGGGGGATAAATAGGGATGGCTAAATCGAAGGTAAAACAAACAAAGAAAAGTTACGGTTTCGCATTTCCGGTCATTGTAATCTGTGTGCTGGTGCTGGCCGTATCCGTGGTGTTCCTGACCCGGACCAAGGCAGCGGGCGGGCTGGACGGACTGCCCAATTATACGGAAATCCGCGGAGACTTCGATGCGAATGGCCTGAAATATGAGAAGCAGCCGCATCTGGGCGGCAGCACAGCCAAAGCCAAGGTGATTGAATTCGCAGATTTCAAGTGTCCGGCCTGCAAAAAGTGGAAGGAGACTTATTTTGAACAATTTAAACGTGATTTCATCGATACCGGCAAAGCAGAGCTGTTCTTCATCAACTTTGCCTTCATCGACCGGGATTCGATTATGGCAGCCAGCGCAGGTGAAGCGGTATTTGCCCAGGACAACGATAAATTCTGGGAATTCATGAGCAAGTTGTATGACCACCAGGGGGATGAGACGAAGATTTGGGCTACACCGCAGTTCATGCTTGATTTCGTGAAGGATAATATCAGCGGCATAGATTATGAACGCTTCGCGAAGGATTTGCAGGCGCATACGTACATGCTTCCGGTCAAGGAGGATTTCAAAACCGCAGGAAATTATGGGGTGAACGGGACTCCGAAGTTTATGGTGAACGGCCAATTGCTGCCGGGCTCATCCTACGAAGAGCTGGCTGCCGCCATTGAAGCCGCGCAGGCTTCGAACGTTACAGAGTAACCGCACCAACGAAAGGAAGGGAGGGGAGCCGGTCTGAAATTTTCCGCGATACACCCTTATGTCTATCTGGCTACCCGCTATCCTTTTGCCAAAGGGCAATCCAGCTCCCCGAGAATCTGCTACATGAGCTCGGTTTACCTGATCAGCGGAGGATACGGGCTGCTCCTGACCGGCGGACAGACTCTCCGGGTTAGCCCGGGGATGCTGATCCATGTTCCGCCCGGACAGCTTCATGAATGGCGGGCTGACGCTGCCGAACCCATGATTCATCTGTGCTGCTATTTCGATTGGCATCCTGTGGACCGGGAGGGCGTCTTCGACTGGGCCTGCCCGATCTGCTACAAGCCGGAGCAGCTGAAGGAGGAGATGCTGGGGCCTCTTTTCCCGTATCCGCTTCCGCTGTCCGTGGATGTGGGGCTGCTGCGCGGGTGGACAGAGCGGTTTCAGAGGTTCTACAAGGCAGGGGAATTCGACAATGAGCAGACCTTCATCCGCAATTTGACCATTCAGCGTCATTTCCAAGAGTTCATTGATGATCTGCTGCATCTGCTGTTGAGCGGCCAGCCCATCCCGGACAGGCGGATCAGCTCGCTGCTGGAACAGATGGAGCAGGATTTGCTGCATGATGTACCGAAGCCGCTGGAGGCATATTACAGCAGTCTTCAGCTGAGCCGGGGGCATTTCTTCGAGCTGTTCCGCAAATCTACCGGGGCCTCACCTGTGGAGTATATGAACCGCTTCCGGGTCAACCGGGCCAAGGAAGACCTGCTGCATAGCCCGCTGAGTATTACTGAGATTGCCGAGAAATACCACTTCAGCTCACTCCACTACTTCTCCCGCCTCTTCCACCGCCAGACCGGCCAGACTCCGCGGGAATTCCGCACACGCTAAGGGAAGCATTCCCGGCTGCAGAGGAGATAGAGCAGAAGCTGCAGAAGAGCATACAGAACCAGAAGGATCTCCTGCACCCGCAATGGGGCGGGGGATTTTTAATGTTCTGCGGGGATAAGCACCGCTTATACCAGTATAAGCAACGTCTATTTAACAAGCGCACGGGCTGCCGTCTATAATAACCACAGAGATTAATTCCTAGTTATCTCATTGGAATATCTAAATATCACTGGACGGAGTGAGATTATGGCAAATGGTAAGGATGGTGCCCCCGGCAACGGTGGCAGCAGCAACAATAACAGCAAAGCGAAGAAGGTAATGCTGCTGGGTCTTGACGGTGCAGATCCGGCTGTCATCCGCAAATATGTGGCAGAAGGCAAGCTTCCGGGCTTCAAAAGAGCGCTCGATGCCGGTGTAACCACCAGCGATCTGGGTATGCAGAGCGTGCTTCCGGCGATAACGCCGCCGAACTGGGCATCCATTGCTACGGGCGCGTATCCGGCGACCCACGGCATTACCTGCTTCTGGAACCATACACTCGGCAATGAGCTGGATGTGCTGGATTATGGGTTTGACTCGGGGCTGCTGAAGGCGGAGACCATCTGGCAGGCTTATGCGCGGGCGGGCAAAAAGAGTATTATCTTCAACTATCCGACGTCCTGGCCGCCGCAGGTGGAGGATGCAATCTATGTCGATGGAACGAGCATATACACTAACCTGCGCGGCTACATTGATTATGAGAAAGTATATGAAGGCCGCACGGAATATGCCGAGCTGATTGAAATCCCCCATGTCGTGGATAATACCGGTGCCAACTGCCGGTTTGAAGGAGAAGAAACGTCGCAGAAGGCGGAGATCAGTAAGGATACTTACGAAGGTTATGGCTATACCCAGCCGGGGCTGGTCACGACGACCCAGGATGGTGAGCTGTCTGCGGATGTACCGACTGCGGATCAGATCTTTACACCGCTGGGGCCTGCTGAAGGCTGGACTTCCGCTCCGGCTGGTGCGCGTGAATTTATACTTCCGGTGAATAACGGCCAGGCCAGACGGGTGGGTCTGCTTGTTGCCGACGAGCAAGGGCAGTACAGCAGAATTCAGATTTATGCCTCCAAAACGGCAGCAGTACCTCTTGGGGAAGCCGGACCCGGAGAGTGGAGCGGCTGGATCTACGACCATTACACCATTGACGGAGCAGCTATTCCTGTCGCCTACAAAATCCGTGTGCTGGAGCTGGACCCCGCCGGTAACAGCTTCAAGTTTTATTCCTCATATGTACTCGATTTGAAGACAGGCAAATACTTCTATCCGCAAAATATCGGAGAGGAGCTGTACAGCAAGGTAGGCCCGATGCTCCAGCCCTCCAACTACAGCCGGTTGAATCCGCAGGCGGATCAGGTTTTGCTGGAATCGATCGAGGAAATGTACAGCTGGCATGTGGATGCGATCAATCATCTGCTGGACAACAACGAGTGGGACTTGTTCTACACTCACATGCA
This window encodes:
- a CDS encoding ABC transporter permease, translated to MYKASAVKLAGGNSLWNRLKEQKWLFVLMLPAFIATLLFSYGPMFGMYMAFTNYQPGGGTFLHQFFGAEFVGFKWLEYFFTTGDFYRIMRNTLATSLLTLLFGFPAPIILALMLNEARQGFFKRFVQTVSYLPHFISWVIAANIVITMLASDGMFNNLLVLLGIVKEPVAFLQNGPLFWWIIALSNMWKEMGFSAIMYLAAISAVNPELYEAARVDGASRFRQMWHITLPALRPTIVILGILAVGGILNAGFEQQYLLQNNTVLEYSEVIDIYAYKYGLQNSMFSYGAAVGMFKSVVAFILVVIVNRISRKVNDQALF
- a CDS encoding carbohydrate ABC transporter permease, whose protein sequence is MILDRFGDHIFRFIVYSILILVLLVTFLPFWNILVLSLNSAEDTVRGGVYFWPRVLTLDSYNQILKDSEIMSGLWVTVKRTVVGAPLSVLVITMLAYPLSRRNLVGRKGWNLYFVFTMYFGGGLIPYYMVLKALNMIDTFSVFILPSLMNVFYMIIVRTFMEQLPGEIEESARVDGANDLTIFFRIVLPLTTPVLATVGLFQAIGHWNSWFDSYAFTYSSDLKTLQAVLVKILSQFQTGGMVSQTQMLANSAKRNAVSSDTIRMAATMVATLPIILVYPFLQKYFVKGMTLGAVKS
- a CDS encoding extracellular solute-binding protein, giving the protein MINKNRWMNAGISAALIAGLLAGCASGGGKENAEPNTNTNTAAGEETTQESITLTWFDGNTKGEPFTDTVAQEITKRTGIQVSIQQPTGNPTEKLSLMLASGDYPDVVLMSRGDASLDKYITSGAFIPLDDLIEQFGPDLKAMYGDTLQKTRYKDGKNYYFANWYGLDSDPVFGMNIRQNLLEELAPDKADGSTPFTTDEFEALLKSFKAKYPTIDGKESIPMAMNGENMGAILGTFKGMWGLKTYYDNNGTLQYDVKDPKYREMMMYINRLYREGLIEKEFAISKTQTWIQKLATGAVFATPAAYWDPGNGNAALKKDGGVKNQLFAYKVVAPGVDPAQTTFGPRSSLGWDAIGITKNNKHPEETMKLFNFLASDEGQHLLLWGLEGQQYTMVDGKRQPEPAFLQSFKDNWDDTVKKSGVRKWLWFIKNGLDPNGQPYDLAVKYQRSEGDELAIKSLGDSVWDTAEFDNLNPDGGTPEALTAQKVKDIMDQSITRTIIAASEEAANATFDKMLADMKKAGDEEVEKIINQKYKERMELWASK
- a CDS encoding glycosyl hydrolase family 95 catalytic domain-containing protein, which produces MKKTKISSVTKGAEAAEPGSAAGYAAASGQVHTQEQAGRHNITFSGPAADFFEGALLGNGGLGVVVTTRPDAVMLHFGHNNVWDIRIAEHHAEEILTFREVYDRFAALPDDLRQLTDNPWYREYCEMAGDNYSKPYPRPMPCGSLLLRYDRRRAEVLGHTVHIGDGRCTVDFLIGGKPAVFELFVEAEQDRVWMSVTDTATRSQVPLFHEARLIPDPKTPQEFPPVHWENEAAAGVLSLTQILPHLEFPASPYIPHKQDKAFRLAVRLAGAEVVSGGDKARLDTSGKSGGFLACAELWEGFAAEVAAGGVIADTGTVIGAQPGPSASAGMNAPTRTGYDHALAQTREAWREYWGHSFVALEDEFLERVWYRNLYFLNCSVKAGITCPGLFANWSYGSIGAEWHGDYHMNYNTQQPFWVTFSSNHLEKHLPYADMVDHVLPVSRKWAREYYGLPGAYFPHSAYPVEMSMMPYPVPHWGWEICETPWTVQSLWWHYLYSMDKEFLRSRAFTPMKEAVLFMTAYMKRPEAYGQPWEDGCYHIFPTVVPELYEITPGFARNSDCLIDLTLTKFLFRAFISACAVLGEDEAEGALLTEVQDILNHFPEYPAAESAAGRVFVSVADEDPEVVYNVPVPLTTVFPGEEHGLHSPPAEYQTAVNTYRNHLNEGGNELVFQPLAGARLGILDLERFKRQISYCLLPNGTCTDKALMSGGRYSDTDDFSFMARMGIWFENFALPAVINECLLQSYSGVLRFFPNWPEQQSAEFRTLRAVGGFLVSASIRAGEVQRIEVFSEAGAPLSFYIPWEQGAECTRSSGEVQVHTGQTGDIQTFAGETIIIVKQDLTRYQRQNGG
- a CDS encoding DsbA family protein — translated: MAKSKVKQTKKSYGFAFPVIVICVLVLAVSVVFLTRTKAAGGLDGLPNYTEIRGDFDANGLKYEKQPHLGGSTAKAKVIEFADFKCPACKKWKETYFEQFKRDFIDTGKAELFFINFAFIDRDSIMAASAGEAVFAQDNDKFWEFMSKLYDHQGDETKIWATPQFMLDFVKDNISGIDYERFAKDLQAHTYMLPVKEDFKTAGNYGVNGTPKFMVNGQLLPGSSYEELAAAIEAAQASNVTE
- a CDS encoding helix-turn-helix transcriptional regulator, with the protein product MSSVYLISGGYGLLLTGGQTLRVSPGMLIHVPPGQLHEWRADAAEPMIHLCCYFDWHPVDREGVFDWACPICYKPEQLKEEMLGPLFPYPLPLSVDVGLLRGWTERFQRFYKAGEFDNEQTFIRNLTIQRHFQEFIDDLLHLLLSGQPIPDRRISSLLEQMEQDLLHDVPKPLEAYYSSLQLSRGHFFELFRKSTGASPVEYMNRFRVNRAKEDLLHSPLSITEIAEKYHFSSLHYFSRLFHRQTGQTPREFRTR
- a CDS encoding alkaline phosphatase family protein, with the translated sequence MANGKDGAPGNGGSSNNNSKAKKVMLLGLDGADPAVIRKYVAEGKLPGFKRALDAGVTTSDLGMQSVLPAITPPNWASIATGAYPATHGITCFWNHTLGNELDVLDYGFDSGLLKAETIWQAYARAGKKSIIFNYPTSWPPQVEDAIYVDGTSIYTNLRGYIDYEKVYEGRTEYAELIEIPHVVDNTGANCRFEGEETSQKAEISKDTYEGYGYTQPGLVTTTQDGELSADVPTADQIFTPLGPAEGWTSAPAGAREFILPVNNGQARRVGLLVADEQGQYSRIQIYASKTAAVPLGEAGPGEWSGWIYDHYTIDGAAIPVAYKIRVLELDPAGNSFKFYSSYVLDLKTGKYFYPQNIGEELYSKVGPMLQPSNYSRLNPQADQVLLESIEEMYSWHVDAINHLLDNNEWDLFYTHMHGIDMFNHFYLDHTLPAASAEYERYQEIIYKIYEISDRFISALLDRLDGGTAAFIVSDHAGVAKNPETDHPLIGDMWGINVGILGDLGYTQLKESGGSYEIDWSRTTAVAQRATFIYLNVKGRDPQGIVDPADYDSTVAKIIDDLYSYRDPKTGRRVISFALNRNDMEVVGLGGENSGDIFYILEPDFTRCHGNGLSNHTLLGYSMRALFIALGAGVKSGEVIDRKVKVVDIVPTICHLTGSPVPENAEGGIIYQILADSAEEEIPVTGQPAETGEPVTAGTGGGA